The Gambusia affinis linkage group LG11, SWU_Gaff_1.0, whole genome shotgun sequence genome contains a region encoding:
- the hao2 gene encoding hydroxyacid oxidase 2 isoform X3, with amino-acid sequence MCSCHQEGVHCAEMAMVCLTDFEEYAKAHLSKATWDYYAAGADECCTRDDNLLAYKRIRLRPRILRDVSVSDTRTTVQGTEIGFPVGIAPTAFHCLAWHEGEVATARATEALNTCYITSTYSTCSVEEIVAAAPSGYRWFQLYVYRERRLSEQLVHRVEALGYKALVLTVDVPYTGKRRNDIRNQFRLPPHLKVKNFEGVFQQEASVPEEYGIPANTLDPSISWKDIHWLQSITRLPIIIKGILTKEDAEVAVEHGVQGIIVSNHGGRQLDGGPASVHAKHCLQAGLKGDKDSVVDGGIRTGSDVLKALALGAKCVFIGRPAVWGLAYKGEEGVREVLQILNDEFRLSMALSGCRNVAEINRNLVQFSKL; translated from the exons ATGTGCAGCTGTCATCA AGAAGGAGTTCATTGTGCAGAGATGGCCATGGTATGCCTAACGGACTTTGAGGAGTACGCAAAGGCACATCTTTCAAAGGCCACCTGGGATTATTACGCAGCCGGAGCTGATGAATGCTGCACCAGAGACGACAATCTGCTGGCTTACAAAAG GATCCGTTTGAGGCCTCGCATCCTGCGGGACGTGTCAGTAAGTGACACGCGCACCACGGTGCAGGGGACAGAAATAGGCTTTCCCGTCGGCATTGCACCGACGGCCTTCCACTGCCTGGCCTGGCATGAAGGCGAGGTGGCTACAGCTCGCG CCACCGAGGCTCTCAACACCTGTTACATCACCAGCACCTACTCCACCTGCTCAGTGGAGGAGATCGTTGCGGCGGCGCCCAGCGGCTACCGCTGGTTCCAGCTCTACGTGTACCGGGAGAGGAGGCTGTCCGAGCAGCTGGTGCACCGGGTGGAGGCGCTCGGCTACAAGGCCCTGGTCCTCACGGTCGACGTGCCCTACACTGGAAAGCGCCGCAACGACATCCGCAACCAGTTCAGGCTGCCGCCGCACCTCAAGGTCAAGAACTTTGAGGGCGTTTTCCAG CAGGAGGCGAGCGTCCCAGAGGAGTACGGGATACCGGCCAACACCTTGGACCCGTCTATCAGCTGGAAGGACATCCACTGGCTGCAGTCCATCACCCGCCTCCCCATCATCATCAAGGGCATCCTGACCAAGGAAGACGCCGAGGTGGCCGTGGAGCATGGCGTCCAGGGTATCATCGTGTCCAACCACGGGGGGAGGCAGCTGGACGGCGGCCCGGCGTCGGTACATGCCAAACAC TGTCTGCAGGCAGGCCTTAAAGGG GACAAAGACAGTGTCGTCGATGGAGGAATCAGGACAGGAAGCGACGTCCTCAAAGCGCTGGCCTTGGGGGCCAAGTGTGTGTTCATCGGCCGTCCAGCCGTGTGGGGCCTCGCATACAAG GGGGAGGAAGGAGTGAGGGAAGTTCTTCAGATCCTGAATGACGAGTTCCGTCTTTCCATGGCTCTGTCAG GTTGCAGGAACGTAGCCGAAATCAACAGGAACCTCGTTCAGTTTTCCAAACTTTGA
- the hao2 gene encoding hydroxyacid oxidase 2 isoform X2, with the protein MAMVCLTDFEEYAKAHLSKATWDYYAAGADECCTRDDNLLAYKRIRLRPRILRDVSVSDTRTTVQGTEIGFPVGIAPTAFHCLAWHEGEVATARATEALNTCYITSTYSTCSVEEIVAAAPSGYRWFQLYVYRERRLSEQLVHRVEALGYKALVLTVDVPYTGKRRNDIRNQFRLPPHLKVKNFEGVFQQEASVPEEYGIPANTLDPSISWKDIHWLQSITRLPIIIKGILTKEDAEVAVEHGVQGIIVSNHGGRQLDGGPASVHAKHVSHNFTFKKEFVVNGVTQGDCGVTTMSSFIIIV; encoded by the exons ATGGCCATGGTATGCCTAACGGACTTTGAGGAGTACGCAAAGGCACATCTTTCAAAGGCCACCTGGGATTATTACGCAGCCGGAGCTGATGAATGCTGCACCAGAGACGACAATCTGCTGGCTTACAAAAG GATCCGTTTGAGGCCTCGCATCCTGCGGGACGTGTCAGTAAGTGACACGCGCACCACGGTGCAGGGGACAGAAATAGGCTTTCCCGTCGGCATTGCACCGACGGCCTTCCACTGCCTGGCCTGGCATGAAGGCGAGGTGGCTACAGCTCGCG CCACCGAGGCTCTCAACACCTGTTACATCACCAGCACCTACTCCACCTGCTCAGTGGAGGAGATCGTTGCGGCGGCGCCCAGCGGCTACCGCTGGTTCCAGCTCTACGTGTACCGGGAGAGGAGGCTGTCCGAGCAGCTGGTGCACCGGGTGGAGGCGCTCGGCTACAAGGCCCTGGTCCTCACGGTCGACGTGCCCTACACTGGAAAGCGCCGCAACGACATCCGCAACCAGTTCAGGCTGCCGCCGCACCTCAAGGTCAAGAACTTTGAGGGCGTTTTCCAG CAGGAGGCGAGCGTCCCAGAGGAGTACGGGATACCGGCCAACACCTTGGACCCGTCTATCAGCTGGAAGGACATCCACTGGCTGCAGTCCATCACCCGCCTCCCCATCATCATCAAGGGCATCCTGACCAAGGAAGACGCCGAGGTGGCCGTGGAGCATGGCGTCCAGGGTATCATCGTGTCCAACCACGGGGGGAGGCAGCTGGACGGCGGCCCGGCGTCGGTACATGCCAAACACGTTTCTCATAACTTCACCTTTAAAAAGGAATTTGTCGTAAACGGAGTCACACAGGGCGATTGTGGAGTCACTACAATGAGTTCTTTCATTATTATAGTTTAA
- the hao2 gene encoding hydroxyacid oxidase 2 isoform X1, with translation MCSCHQEGVHCAEMAMVCLTDFEEYAKAHLSKATWDYYAAGADECCTRDDNLLAYKRIRLRPRILRDVSVSDTRTTVQGTEIGFPVGIAPTAFHCLAWHEGEVATARATEALNTCYITSTYSTCSVEEIVAAAPSGYRWFQLYVYRERRLSEQLVHRVEALGYKALVLTVDVPYTGKRRNDIRNQFRLPPHLKVKNFEGVFQQEASVPEEYGIPANTLDPSISWKDIHWLQSITRLPIIIKGILTKEDAEVAVEHGVQGIIVSNHGGRQLDGGPASVHAKHVSHNFTFKKEFVVNGVTQGDCGVTTMSSFIIIV, from the exons ATGTGCAGCTGTCATCA AGAAGGAGTTCATTGTGCAGAGATGGCCATGGTATGCCTAACGGACTTTGAGGAGTACGCAAAGGCACATCTTTCAAAGGCCACCTGGGATTATTACGCAGCCGGAGCTGATGAATGCTGCACCAGAGACGACAATCTGCTGGCTTACAAAAG GATCCGTTTGAGGCCTCGCATCCTGCGGGACGTGTCAGTAAGTGACACGCGCACCACGGTGCAGGGGACAGAAATAGGCTTTCCCGTCGGCATTGCACCGACGGCCTTCCACTGCCTGGCCTGGCATGAAGGCGAGGTGGCTACAGCTCGCG CCACCGAGGCTCTCAACACCTGTTACATCACCAGCACCTACTCCACCTGCTCAGTGGAGGAGATCGTTGCGGCGGCGCCCAGCGGCTACCGCTGGTTCCAGCTCTACGTGTACCGGGAGAGGAGGCTGTCCGAGCAGCTGGTGCACCGGGTGGAGGCGCTCGGCTACAAGGCCCTGGTCCTCACGGTCGACGTGCCCTACACTGGAAAGCGCCGCAACGACATCCGCAACCAGTTCAGGCTGCCGCCGCACCTCAAGGTCAAGAACTTTGAGGGCGTTTTCCAG CAGGAGGCGAGCGTCCCAGAGGAGTACGGGATACCGGCCAACACCTTGGACCCGTCTATCAGCTGGAAGGACATCCACTGGCTGCAGTCCATCACCCGCCTCCCCATCATCATCAAGGGCATCCTGACCAAGGAAGACGCCGAGGTGGCCGTGGAGCATGGCGTCCAGGGTATCATCGTGTCCAACCACGGGGGGAGGCAGCTGGACGGCGGCCCGGCGTCGGTACATGCCAAACACGTTTCTCATAACTTCACCTTTAAAAAGGAATTTGTCGTAAACGGAGTCACACAGGGCGATTGTGGAGTCACTACAATGAGTTCTTTCATTATTATAGTTTAA